The following are encoded in a window of Acipenser ruthenus chromosome 26, fAciRut3.2 maternal haplotype, whole genome shotgun sequence genomic DNA:
- the LOC117430647 gene encoding TSC22 domain family protein 3-like isoform X2, which translates to MSTEMFKTPMEVAVYQLHNFSISFFSSFVGGDVVSVKLDNSASGASVVAIDNKIEQAMDLVKNHLMYAVREEVEILKEQIKELAEKNSQLERENSLLKNLASPEQLEKFQLHLPSDVPALMENQQGVAETEASPHTVGSAV; encoded by the exons ATGAGCACAGAAATGTTCAAAACACCAATGGAAGTTGCTGTTTACCAGCTGCACAATTTTTCAATCTCATTCTTCTCCTCGTTTGTTGGGGGGGATGTAGTCTCGGTGAAGCTCGACAACAG tGCCTCTGGTGCAAGCGTCGTAGCCATTGACAACAAGATCGAACAAGCGATG GATCTTGTTAAGAATCATTTGATGTATGCAGTGAGGGAGGAGGTGGAAATCCTTAAAGAACAAATCAAGGAGCTGGCTGAGAAAAATTCCCAACTTGAACGGGAAAATAGCCTCCTGAAGAACCTGGCAAGCCCAGAGCAGCTGGAGAAATTCCAGCTACACTTGCCCTCGGACGTCCCTGCGCTAATGGAGAACCAACAAGGAGTGGCAGAAACAGAGGCATCCCCACACACAGTCGGCTCTGCGGTGTAA